A single Callithrix jacchus isolate 240 chromosome 4, calJac240_pri, whole genome shotgun sequence DNA region contains:
- the LOC128931721 gene encoding uncharacterized protein LOC128931721, with translation MTTTITMTTTITTTTIITMTTTITMTTTITTTTIITMTTTITMTTTITTTTIITMTTTITTTTTTTMTTTITSTTTTTTTITTTTTITTPTTTITSTTTTTITTTSSTTTTITIMTTTTATTTITMTTTITTTTTTTITTISTPTATITTTTSTTTTTIITTTTITSTTTITSTTTAPHCNYHHHYHYQHDYYHYHHQHDPHCHDHYHHHHHHHHHHHYILVY, from the coding sequence atgaccaccaccatcaccatgaccaccaccatcaccactaccaccatcatcaccatgaccaccaccatcaccatgaccaccaccatcaccactaccaccatcatcaccatgaccaccaccatcaccatgaccaccaccatcaccactaccaccatcatcaccatgaccaccaccatcaccactacaaCCACTACCACCatgaccaccaccatcaccagtacaaccaccaccaccaccacaatcaccaCTACAACCACAATCACCACtcccactaccaccatcactagcactaccactaccaccatcaccaccaccagcagcactactactaccatcaccatcatgaccaccaccactgccactaccaccatcaccatgaccaccaccatcaccactacaaccaccaccaccattaccaccatctccactcccactgccaccatcaccaccaccaccagcactaccactaccaccatcattactaccaccaccatcacttccactaccaccatcaccagcaCTACCACTGCCCCCCATTGTAactaccaccatcattaccactaTCAGCATGATtactaccactaccaccaccagcaTGATCCCCACTGTCAtgaccactaccaccaccaccatcatcatcatcatcatcatcactacatACTGGTCTACTGA